Proteins co-encoded in one Candidatus Limnocylindrales bacterium genomic window:
- a CDS encoding peptidylprolyl isomerase, with translation MANPTATCETSLGTFRVELFTDKMPVTAGNFVKLAESGFYDGLHFHRVIDNFMLQFGCPHSRDPKSPKAGTGGPPHGTIADEFPPDFKASNEPGTLSMANTGRPNSGGSQFFVNTVHNAYLDWFSPGASKHPVFGKVIEGMDVVRKIEKTRTDGNDRPIEPVKMIRVTVTR, from the coding sequence ATGGCGAACCCCACGGCGACCTGCGAAACCTCCCTTGGCACCTTCCGCGTCGAGCTCTTCACCGACAAAATGCCGGTCACGGCGGGCAACTTCGTGAAGCTCGCCGAATCCGGATTCTACGACGGGCTGCACTTCCACCGGGTGATCGACAATTTCATGCTGCAGTTCGGCTGCCCTCACAGCCGCGATCCGAAAAGCCCGAAAGCAGGTACCGGCGGACCGCCTCACGGTACCATCGCCGACGAATTCCCTCCGGACTTCAAGGCTTCAAACGAGCCCGGAACCCTGTCGATGGCCAACACGGGCCGGCCGAACAGCGGCGGCTCCCAGTTCTTCGTCAACACGGTCCACAACGCGTACCTCGACTGGTTCTCGCCGGGTGCCTCGAAACACCCGGTCTTCGGTAAAGTGATCGAGGGCATGGACGTCGTCCGCAAGATCGAAAAAACCCGCACCGACGGCAACGACCGGCCGATCGAACCGGTCAAGATGATCCGGGTGACCGTCACGCGATGA